The Nitrososphaerota archaeon genome includes a region encoding these proteins:
- a CDS encoding TRAM domain-containing protein — MESDDSMPMDIDTGAVRPEGSERRFPKSYFVAKPVKVGEEIDVTIDEVSRRGDGMTRIKGYVVFVPNTKEGDSVKVRITQIRPSHAIGEVIDS, encoded by the coding sequence ATGGAAAGCGACGATTCGATGCCGATGGACATAGACACAGGCGCAGTGAGACCAGAAGGATCAGAGCGAAGGTTTCCGAAATCGTATTTCGTGGCCAAGCCAGTGAAGGTCGGAGAAGAAATTGATGTCACAATTGATGAAGTGAGTCGACGGGGTGACGGGATGACCAGGATCAAGGGTTACGTCGTCTTCGTACCTAACACCAAAGAAGGAGACAGCGTCAAGGTCCGAATCACACAGATTAGACCCAGCCACGCGATCGGCGAAGTAATAGATAGCTAA